Genomic segment of Octadecabacter arcticus 238:
TGCCTTCGGAGTGACTTCGTGATTCTCAAGAACAGAAAATTGACCTAATCCGGTTGTCGGAACTGACGTTAAAGTTGATCCGTTCCGGGCGAAAATCCATTGTGATCGCCTGATTTGGCCGGATCACTCTGACCTGTCCGAGCAACAAAACACGTTCTAGTGCGGTCGCGTCTTCGCCGATAAGGGGCGCGTATCGGTTGGCGTTACAGGTGTCGTCAGCCGCATCTGACAGGCCTGCACCCATTGGCGTTGGCGCATTCGGGCCAAGCGCAGTGTCGCACGCGGCGAGCAACAAAATCGCTGCAATGACTGATAAATTCTACATAGGCACTTATTCATTCTTCCG
This window contains:
- a CDS encoding I78 family peptidase inhibitor, which encodes MLLAACDTALGPNAPTPMGAGLSDAADDTCNANRYAPLIGEDATALERVLLLGQVRVIRPNQAITMDFRPERINFNVSSDNRIRSIFCS